A single genomic interval of Rhododendron vialii isolate Sample 1 chromosome 3a, ASM3025357v1 harbors:
- the LOC131321390 gene encoding probable F-box protein At2g36090, which yields MSNSSPPPSATAGGGVTTLSDLHADILTTHILTRLDGPTLASASCASSQLRSLSTQHHLWATVCHLTWPSTATSPRLRRLVSAFPGGPRSFFSLSFPLLHPTTTTTALPPPPELISAVDIHYKNNLIFSKVQETETVSDWFRCSPFRVDLLDPKEAVPTAVSHPDCDGACASLAADMTLSWVLIDPVGQRAANLSSYKPVAVNRHWLSGEVQVGFVAVLPRGGRRGASEEHVQCGMVITCGGSERGEMQVREVSLQMEDMDGMHLTGEESLVILHRAMEGKRVRNKRREEEGRKRYKDYLEMKRERRERKLRNEGTLDKLCVAFGVAVFGAWVFFLCF from the coding sequence ATGTCCAATTCCTCTCCCCCGCCCTCCGCCACCGCAGGCGGCGGCGTCACCACCCTCTCCGACCTCCACGCCGACATCCTGACCACCCACATCCTCACCCGTCTCGACGGGCCCACTCTCGCCTCCGCCAGCTGCGCCTCCTCCCAACTCCGCTCCCTCTCCACCCAGCACCACCTCTGGGCCACCGTCTGCCACCTCACCTGGCCCTCCACCGCCACCTCCCCCCGCCTCCGCCGCCTCGTCTCCGCCTTCCCTGGCGGCCCCCGCTccttcttctccctctccttcCCCCTCCTCCACCCCACCACTACAACCACCgcgctgccgccgccgccggagCTCATCTCCGCCGTCGACATCCACTACAAAAACAACCTAATTTTCTCTAAAGTCCAGGAAACCGAGACTGTATCCGATTGGTTCCGGTGCTCCCCCTTCCGGGTCGATTTGTTGGACCCGAAAGAGGCCGTCCCCACCGCGGTCAGCCACCCGGACTGCGACGGCGCGTGCGCGTCACTCGCGGCGGATATGACTCTGAGCTGGGTCTTAATCGACCCGGTCGGGCAGCGGGCTGCGAACCTCTCCAGCTACAAGCCCGTGGCGGTCAACCGCCACTGGCTGAGCGGGGAGGTTCAGGTGGGGTTCGTTGCCGTGCTCCCCCGCGGCGGCCGGAGGGGGGCCTCAGAGGAGCACGTGCAGTGCGGGATGGTGATCACGTGCGGCGGGTCGGAGAGGGGCGAGATGCAGGTGAGGGAGGTGAGTTTGCAGATGGAGGACATGGACGGGATGCATTTGACGGGGGAGGAGAGTCTGGTAATTTTGCACAGGGCCATGGAGGGGAAGAGGGTGAGAAACAAGAGGAGGGAGGAAGAAGGTAGGAAGAGGTACAAAGATTACTTggagatgaagagagagagaagagagagaaagctgaGGAATGAAGGGACATTGGACAAGTTGTGTGTGGCCTTTGGGGTAGCTGTTTTTGGTGCATGGGTTTTCTTTCTCTGCTTCTGA